The region CGCTCAAGTGAAGGGCGGTCAGCTCTGCGGCACGCGGTACTTGAAGCCGACGTGGGATCCGACGTAGCCGAGGCGCTCGTAGAAGCGGTGCGCGTCGGTGCGAGCGGCGTCGGAGGTGAGTTGCACCATCGCGGCGCCGAGCGCGGGAGCCGCGTCGTCCGACACCCAGCGCATCACCGCCGATCCGATCCCGCTCGAGCGCAGATCGCCGCGCACCCGCACCGCCTCGACGAGCAGTCGGCGCCCGCCCTGCCTGGCCATCCCGGGGATCGAAGTGAGCTGCAGGGTGCCCACGATCTCGCCGTCGAGCTCGACGACGAGCAGGTCGTTCTCGACGCTGGCGAGGATGTCCTCCAGCGCGCTCAGGTACGCCGGGCGATCGGCATCCGACGCCTGATCCCCGCGGGATGCGCTGATCGGGTCGTCGGCGAGCAGCGCGATGATCCCATCGGCGTCGGCCGGCGTCGCTCGCCGCAGCAGCGCGCGCCCTGCGCGCGACTCGATCAAGTGGGGAAGCGGGATGGATGCCAGCATGCACCCAGTCTTGCAGCATCGCCGAGACCCGCGCAGACGCAGGCACCCCGTGCTGCAGCTGCCTGCAGCACGGGGTGCCTGTGATGCCTCGCGATGAGGGGGATCAGGCCGAAGCGGCCTCGTCGTCTTCGAGCTGTGCGTCGACGCCGGCCTCTGCGCGCTGCTCCGGCGTGATCACCGCCGGCGCCTCGGTCAGCGGGTCGAAGCCGCCGCCCGACTTCGGGAAGGCGATGACCTCGCGGATCGACTCCGTCTTCGTCAGGTGCTGCATGACGCGGTCCATGCCGAGCGCGATTCCGCCGTGCGGAGGAGCCCCGAACTTGAACGCCTCGAGCAGGAAGCCGAACTTCTCATCGGCCTGCTCCTCGGTGATGCCCATCACGTTGAAGACGCGCTTCTGCACCTCTTCGCGGTGGATGCGGATCGAGCCGCCACCCAGTTCAGAGCCGTTGCACACGATGTCGTACGCGTAGGCGAGGGCAGAGCCAGGGTCGGTGTCGAAGGTGTCGGCGAACTCGGGCTTGGGGCCGGTGAACGCGTGGTGCACCGCCGTCCAGGCGCCCGACCCCACCGCGACGTCACCCGAGGCGACAGCGTCGCCGGCGGGCTCGAACATCGGGGCGTCGACGACCCAGGTGAAGGCGAACACATTCGGGTCGAGCAGTTCGAGGCGGCGGCCGATCTCGACGCGGGCGGCACCGAGCAGTGCGCGGCTCGCCTTCGTCTCACCTGCGGCGAAGAACGCGCAGTCGCCCGGCTTCGCACCGACGAGGTCGGCGAGGCCGGCCTGCTCTGCCTCCGACAGGTTCTTGGCGACCGGGCCGCCGAGCGTTCCGTCCTCGTTGAAGAGCACGTAGGCGAGCCCGCGGGCGCCGCGCTGCTTGGCCCAGTCCTGCCAGGCATCCAGCGTCTTGCGCGGCTGCGAGGCTCCGCCGGGCATCAGCACGGCACCGACGTACTCCGACTGGAACACCCGGAACGGCGTGTTCACGAAGTACTCGGTCGCTTCGACGAGCTCGAGACCGAAACGAAGATCGGGCTTGTCGGAGCCGTACTTCGCCATGGCATCGGCGTAGGTCATGCGCGGCAGCGGGGTCTGCACGTCGACGTCGATGGTCTTCCACATCGCGACGATGAGCGACTCCATCATCTCGATGACGTCCTCCTGCTCGACGAACGACATCTCGATGTCGAGCTGGGTGAACTCGGGCTGACGGTCGGCGCGGAAGTCCTCGTCGCGGTAGCAGCGGGCGATCTGGAAGTACTTCTCGACACCGCCCACCATCAGCAGCTGCTTGAACAGCTGCGGCGACTGCGGAAGCGCGTACCAGCTGCCAGGGTGCAGGCGCGCCGGCACGAGGAAGTCGCGGGCGCCCTCGGGCGTCGAACGGGTCAGCGTCGGCGTCTCGACCTCGACGAAGTCGCGCTTGTGCAGCTCGTCGCGGATCGCCTTGTACACGTCGGAGCGCAGGCGCATCGCGGCAGCCGGGTTCGGACGACGCAGGTCGAGGTAGCGGTGCTTCAGACGCACCTCCTCGCTGATCGGGTCGGACTCGGCCAGGCCGCTCGAGACCTGAAAGGGGAG is a window of Microbacterium esteraromaticum DNA encoding:
- a CDS encoding GNAT family N-acetyltransferase; translation: MLASIPLPHLIESRAGRALLRRATPADADGIIALLADDPISASRGDQASDADRPAYLSALEDILASVENDLLVVELDGEIVGTLQLTSIPGMARQGGRRLLVEAVRVRGDLRSSGIGSAVMRWVSDDAAPALGAAMVQLTSDAARTDAHRFYERLGYVGSHVGFKYRVPQS
- the aspS gene encoding aspartate--tRNA ligase yields the protein MLRTHTAGSLRAEHIGQTVTLSGWVDRRRDHGGVAFIDLRDASGIAQVVIRDEDVAHPLRSEFVLQVTGEVSRRPEGNENPNLPTGEIELIAADVVVLNESAPLPFQVSSGLAESDPISEEVRLKHRYLDLRRPNPAAAMRLRSDVYKAIRDELHKRDFVEVETPTLTRSTPEGARDFLVPARLHPGSWYALPQSPQLFKQLLMVGGVEKYFQIARCYRDEDFRADRQPEFTQLDIEMSFVEQEDVIEMMESLIVAMWKTIDVDVQTPLPRMTYADAMAKYGSDKPDLRFGLELVEATEYFVNTPFRVFQSEYVGAVLMPGGASQPRKTLDAWQDWAKQRGARGLAYVLFNEDGTLGGPVAKNLSEAEQAGLADLVGAKPGDCAFFAAGETKASRALLGAARVEIGRRLELLDPNVFAFTWVVDAPMFEPAGDAVASGDVAVGSGAWTAVHHAFTGPKPEFADTFDTDPGSALAYAYDIVCNGSELGGGSIRIHREEVQKRVFNVMGITEEQADEKFGFLLEAFKFGAPPHGGIALGMDRVMQHLTKTESIREVIAFPKSGGGFDPLTEAPAVITPEQRAEAGVDAQLEDDEAASA